TGGGCATGTTACAGCGTGTTGTTGCGGTGATTTTGCGGTGTCTAGCTGAGTGTTATGGCATTGGTGCAGTTTTATGgtggttgttgctatgccagggcacgcgctcttgcggctttgttactctgtGTAGcagtgtgttgcgggtggcttgcggtgttgttgcggagtgtGCGCACATCTGCACGAGACACGATGTGGAAcggtgcatgattgttgcacatgcactGCGCCACACCGTGCCAGTtatgaaccttgggtatatatagaggcctgccaagcacatccttcattccacgcccacccagcatgcaatatggacctcaacagcctATCACCAtaggagacccagagatttttggtagctgtcctgtgtctctgtgcagtccaggtcattggGGGGTTGAGAAGACGTACTACAGTGCCACAGCCACCTGCACAATTATGCAGAAAGGGCGGCAGGGCAGGGTGGATTTGAGTTCGGGAGTGGCTGGCACGGCGACAACTATATGGAGACTATGACCAGCTACTACAAGAAATGAACAAGGAGgaccgcaaaggacacaagaactttctacgCATCTATCCTGAATTGTTcgagatggtcgaaaggctgacaCCTATGTTGAAGAAGGACACGAAAATGCGGcttgcacaagaggtgggactcaagttggcggtcactctccgccacctggcaagtgggaacgactatacaagcctccaatacagcttcagagtctccaagagttccatatgccgatttatcccattagtctgccaagccattatcgacacatacaaaccagaagtgatgaagtgccccaagacaccagaagaatggaatgacGTAGCAAAACGATTCGCCTcaaagtggaactacttcaattgtgtgggagccctggatTGGAAGCTCgcgatcaagaaacccaaagttggaggatcactgtatttcaattacaagaagttccacagcatcgtcctcatggccctctccGATGCAAAGTACAAGTTCCCGTTCGTTGACGtcggtgcagaaggaggtgctggggatggaggaacctggcagaagtgcaacctggccagggccatcacaaacaaccaagcaggactcccacaagacagaaatctgcccaacgaCGACGAACACATCCCCTTCCACAGTCGCCGACGATGCCTTCGCTCTTAATCCATGgttgatgaagccctactcccaTCAATCACAAGATCCCACTGAACAaatatacagctacagattatcttGCGCTCGTCGTGTGGTGGAAAATGCATTCtgcctgctgcagatgagatggcgagTCTTTGGGCGACGATGCAACAGGATGTAGaggtgtgcaagaagataactttgtgcgcATGTACCATGGACAACCTGGTACTGCAAAGCTACCCATGTGCTGGCACCGACGTCGGccatgaggaccaacaccataacgtcgGACCAGGTACTTGGAGGCGGAagtcgctgaacctcatggaacgactcatggcaagaaggggaccaaattacacacgtcgagcgaaggctgtcagagattacctggcccagtgCTACTCATCGGATGCAGGCGCAGTGGAATGACAAGAGCGAATAgtgtttcctcgaggacgaccagctactgacgaatagaggacccaaagaactctgtaataaaacataaccaaaccaatgtacataattgtaaataaagatcttgatgcatttctcattgttttatattctcatacttttgtattgtcctaataacaatattaatataataaagaatattggaatgatgattggtacatataaaaaatgatgttgaaaaataattaactgaaagtaataatacataattcataataataagacaaatgagaagcaaatgatggacataacaagcatagaaagtaagaaaatgaacatgtgaacatgaaaagcatagaaagtaagaaaatgaacatgaaaagcatagaatgttacataatgaacatgaaaaacatagaagtaagaaaatgaacatgaaaagcatagaatgtaagaaaatgaaattgggacttggtttataccataacattttctATCAACCGAGGTCAATAtatctttagtctgttactgatttttcattgttcccctgttaataactatgtccagtcatgttaattattgtttcattatcatatttgtatgtgttcatgttcttttgatcatgttctcaatatttattattgttctttaccttgtatgttattatatcatttgatggccatatttatttcgtgttacatttcattttatagctcaagttattttccgagttctatttatttcatatttcatatatatttcatgttagatttcctgttatatttcttcatgttattattctttatggccatgctttttcttattcaatttcgtttcacccaatcatatcatcatatatattgtcatgacataaattaagcatcaataaggaaattgtaaatgcaattcagtatttcaacatatttattacaaaaagaaacattatgaatgttataaaatttacaaaatcatttaatagtaagaaaataactagaatataatttattaaaaaaataacattctatttatttacaaattattgACTATCACTCCATTGATTCGGGGTCAATGTCCTCCTTTTCACCTGGGGAGATGGTCAAGTCGTAGGTGGGGGGATCCTCTGCGGCAGTAGGTTTCAGTATCGAATTACTGGCGCCAGGGGTAGGGGGCcgcaagtctgccaagagactgttgACCAAAGGCGACCGCGAAGAAATGGAAGGTCGAGGAGAGAAGTTCAGTGGTGTCGACCGTCCACTGGGGAACAATGATGGTGTCTCTACTCGTGTCGCCTGTGTCGAGTACAcctgctgctgctgaggctgctattgagggaggggatcatagaagaacacaggttggggttgagaaccactggtgtGGTGATCCCCGAATCGGTTGCACTGCAGAAGCTGTCGAAGTTCCTGGTTTGGTCTACGTTTCTTTATCAACTCGTGGGGGCGTCCAGTGGGAACAACCCCCACGAGCCATGGCCTCTTTCATTGTGGCATCCTCTTCCTCGGGTCCCTCCAAACTCTGACAAAGCCTGATGACTTGCTCGAAGAACGGTTTCTGGTATTGTCGAGGCACATACTCCAAGCGTTGAGTCA
This region of Macrobrachium nipponense isolate FS-2020 chromosome 25, ASM1510439v2, whole genome shotgun sequence genomic DNA includes:
- the LOC135199013 gene encoding uncharacterized protein LOC135199013, which codes for MKCPKTPEEWNDVAKRFASKWNYFNCVGALDWKLAIKKPKVGGSLYFNYKKFHSIVLMALSDAKYKFPFVDVGAEGGAGDGGTWQKCNLARAITNNQAGLPQDRNLPNDDEHIPFHSRRRCLRS